The genomic DNA GTTGATGCGGTTCAATAGCCCGGACAGGCGCAGCCCATTTAATAAAGGTGGAGTAAACGCTTACGCCTATGCTTTGGGAGACCCTATTAACCACGCAGACCCAACGGGCGAGTTCGCCATATCAATATTGACTGCCGTACAACGCGGTTTAACTATTGCACTGCACAGCATTGTTCCTGCGGGGATGATTCTAGGGCCTAAAGTGACGGGAATTGCGCTGGTGGCTACCCGTATCAGTCTGTCTGGGTCCATAGCTAGTGCTGTCGGAGCAATCATGCAGCTGGCAGGCAGGCCGATCGGAGCCTATGTTTCGGCCGCAGGCACGGCTGCGTTAGTGGGAGGAGCCGCTGCCCGCGGTGTCATCGCCCTACGCACCGCGCGAAAAGCCGGCCCGCTGTGGCCGAAGATAAAAGAAAACCTTTTAAATATTGGGGGAATATCGCAGAAAAAAAAACCACCTGTTCAACCAAGTGCAACATATAAAAAGCACTCGTCCACCGCCTCCATTCAAAACAATGCCAATGCCAATGCCAATGCCAATGTGCATCACAAAATTTCGCAAGATGCCAGCTCAATAAGAGACCCAAGCCGATAAGTAATTAGGTCTATCGTTGGAGATAGGCCACGCAGCCGCACCTAACACTTCTGCTAGCTAGACAACCGGCCTTCTGCCTGAACATGATAGTGCTATCTGTATTTCTCACAGAGCAAAGCCCATGTCCTCCACAGATGAAACCTTGCTCTGCCGTTACCGCTACGACCCACTGGATCGCCTGGCCGATTCCACGCCATCGGCCCAGGCCCGCACCCAGCGCTTCTACCTGAAGGAGCGTCTGACCAGCGAAATCCAGGGCTCGGTACAACGATCGATTTTCCAGCAGGACGACCAGCTCCTGGCCCAACAACAGCGCCAGGATGGCGTCGTCGAAACCACCTTGCTGGGCACCGATCCGCAACGCTCGGTATTGCATGCGCTCGATGCCACGCAACCTCATCCCCTCGCCTACACCCCCTACGGTCATCACGCTGCGCAAAGCGGCTTGCTCAGCCTGCTCGGCTTCAACGGCGAACGGCCGGACCCGGTGACCGGGCACTATTTATTGGGGAATGGTTATCGGGCGTTTAACCCAACGCTGATGCGGTTCAATAGTCCGGATTCGATGAGCCCATTTGGAAAAGGTGGGTTGAATCCTTACGCGTATGGCCAGGGCGACCCCATTAATAAGAGCGATCCAACGGGGCATTTCAATATTATTACCAGCCCCTTCAAAGGACTTGTTAATTGGGTAGGAATCAGGACACCTAAAGATATTTTTATGGTTCACGGCGTCAAATTGCGTATTTCGTTCAAGAAAGTGCCTGGGGATTTTATCAAACAGCCTATGGTGCAATTTTCACCGAAACGGCCTTTGACTTCAGACATTATCGATGCAGACATCTGGCAGCTCGAGCGGTCTCTTATCAACGACAGCACCAATATTATTAAACAAGAGATACAAGCAGCCCACATCATTAAGTTGGGGCGAGTACCTCGTAATAGACGCACTGGATTTTCTAAACTTCTGGAAGACATACAGCACAACCGAAACAAGTATCGTGACGACTTGGAGAGGTATCGGCAAAGAATTGAGGGGCTGCTACCCCCGACTCCCGCACCGCCACCCACCTATACACAGTCGAAATTTTGGTATTCAGGACAAACACGCGGTGAAATTATCAGGGACGCAGAGCCGTCGCCCCCCTAACCAAGGCCAATCGAAAAGCGGCGATTGAAAAGCTCCATTCATCATGAAAATAAAAAGGGCGACATCACTGTCGCCCTTCTCCCGTCTTGCTTCCAACCTTACGCCGCACTGAACAACTTATGCGGATCAATCACAAACTTCTTCGGCACGCCCGCATCGAACTCGCCATAACCCTTCGGCGCGTCATCCAGGCTGATCACCTGCACGCCAACGATTTCAGCAATGTTGATGCGGTCCCACATGATCGCCTGCATCAGTTGGCGGTTGTACTTCA from Pseudomonas beijingensis includes the following:
- a CDS encoding RHS repeat-associated core domain-containing protein, giving the protein MSANRKTLLCRYHYDPLDRLADCTPSAEARTQRFYLKERLISEIQGSVQRSIFQQDEQLLAQQQRQNDAVETTLLTTDLQRSVLHALDATQPHPLAYTPYGHRSAENDLLSLLGFNGERPDPVTRHYLLGNGYRAFNPVLMRFNSPDRRSPFNKGGVNAYAYALGDPINHADPTGEFAISILTAVQRGLTIALHSIVPAGMILGPKVTGIALVATRISLSGSIASAVGAIMQLAGRPIGAYVSAAGTAALVGGAAARGVIALRTARKAGPLWPKIKENLLNIGGISQKKKPPVQPSATYKKHSSTASIQNNANANANANVHHKISQDASSIRDPSR
- a CDS encoding RHS repeat-associated core domain-containing protein, whose amino-acid sequence is MSSTDETLLCRYRYDPLDRLADSTPSAQARTQRFYLKERLTSEIQGSVQRSIFQQDDQLLAQQQRQDGVVETTLLGTDPQRSVLHALDATQPHPLAYTPYGHHAAQSGLLSLLGFNGERPDPVTGHYLLGNGYRAFNPTLMRFNSPDSMSPFGKGGLNPYAYGQGDPINKSDPTGHFNIITSPFKGLVNWVGIRTPKDIFMVHGVKLRISFKKVPGDFIKQPMVQFSPKRPLTSDIIDADIWQLERSLINDSTNIIKQEIQAAHIIKLGRVPRNRRTGFSKLLEDIQHNRNKYRDDLERYRQRIEGLLPPTPAPPPTYTQSKFWYSGQTRGEIIRDAEPSPP